One Erpetoichthys calabaricus chromosome 9, fErpCal1.3, whole genome shotgun sequence genomic region harbors:
- the si:ch73-167i17.6 gene encoding regulator of G-protein signaling 9-binding protein, whose translation MGKEECRALLEALNKVAACYRHLVVTIGGTSDSQNLREELKKTRKKAQDLAVANRNKLTVFLKDKTISKDDRVEYERLWVIFTTCMEILEVDMRKALEMGQEFQLNAPKRNLIQTGMSGGTTGVAARAMSAQNMKYEADSNIDVVDLKDLENEINQVGEMMMEMEMKVNVPNWTVEAKQDPGAELQSTISVGASSVGMISLNEQNKSVCDITRLLAGIIFTAVLIIAVVLAVLVIQLS comes from the coding sequence ATGGGGAAGGAAGAATGCAGAGCGCTCCTGGAGGCATTAAACAAAGTGGCTGCTTGTTACCGGCATTTGGTTGTAACCATCGGAGGAACGTCTGATTCGCAGAACTTGAGAGAAGAGCTAAAGAAAACTAGGAAAAAGGCACAGGACTTGGCAGTAGCAAACCGGAATAAACTCACTGTGTTCCTGAAAGATAAAACCATTAGCAAGGACGATCGGGTCGAATATGAGAGGTTATGGGTTATTTTTACAACGTGCATGGAAATCCTGGAGGTAGACATGAGAAAGGCATTGGAGATGGGACAGGAGTTCCAGCTGAATGCACCCAAAAGGAATCTCATTCAGACAGGTATGAGTGGCGGGACAACTGGTGTGGCTGCCAGGGCTATGAGCGCTCAGAATATGAAATACGAAGCAGACAGCAACATCGACGTTGTTGATTTGAAAGACTTAGAGAATGAGATAAACCAGGTGGGCGAAATGATGATGGAGATGGAGATGAAGGTGAACGTTCCTAACTGGACAGTGGAAGCAAAACAGGACCCCGGTGCTGAGCTGCAGTCCACTATTAGTGTCGGCGCTTCATCTGTCGGCATGATCTCTTTAAACGAGCAAAATAAGTCCGTCTGCGATATAACTCGCCTTCTGGCTGGTATCATATTCACGGCCGTCCTGATCATCGCTGTAGTTTTAGCAGTTCTAGTTATACAGCTATCCTGA